The bacterium DNA window TCCTGATCGGGTATCGGCACGTCGTGCGGGGTCTGACCGCCGGCGCCGTCAAAGGCTGAGCAGGGGAGCGGCCCCGCACCACAAAAGGGGATCTGTGGGGTCGGTGGCCTCACATCATAGGGAGGGGTGGCAGATGCCACGGAAGCGCATTACCAGACGTTCGTTCTTCAGGGCCGCAGGCGCAACGGCGCTCGGGATGGCCGGGGCGGGGCTGGCGCCCGCGCTGGTCAGGGCCCAGGCTCCGACCAGGATCGTGTTCTGGCACGCGATGGGTGGGAACCTCGGAGAGACGGTGGTCAAGGCGTTCGTCAACACCTTTAACAGCGCGCACAAAGACATCCAGGTCGAAGCGCAGTTCCAGGGGTCCTACGATGACCTCGTCAACAAGCTCCGGGCGTCCATTCAATCGCCGTCGGTGCCCGCGGTGGCGCAGGTGTACGATATCGGGACGCGGTTCATGATCGACAGCAAGGGGATCGTCCCGGTGCAGGAGTTCATCGATAAAGAGAAGTTCGACCTCACGCAGCTGGAGCCGAATATCCTCGCCTATTATCGGGTGGGGGACCGATTAAACTCGATGCCGTTCAACACGTCGACCGCCATCCTCTACTACAACAAGGACATGTACAAGAAGGCCGGGCTCAACCCCAATCAACCGCCGCGAACCTTTGAGGAGATCGAAGACTACGCGAAGAAGCTGGTCCAAAGCGGGGCCACCACCTCCGGGATCACCATCTCCATCTACGGATGGTTCTTCGAGCAGTTGCTGGCGCGGCAGGGCGCACTCTACGCCAACAACGGCAACGGCCGGGACAAGGCCGCGACCGAGGTCATCTACAACCAGGAGGAGGAAGGCGCCCGAATCCTGGACTGGTGGGTCCGTATGGTGAAGGCGGGGGTCGCGTCCAACCCGGGCCGCGCGTCCGTCGGGAACCCCGCAGCCCAGCGGGCGCTGGCCGGAGGGCAGACGGCGATGATCTTCGAGTCGACCGCGACGCTCCGGAGCCTGCTGACGAATGCCGGCGGCCGGTTCGAGCTCGGCACGGGGTACTTCCCCAAGCCTCCGGCGGCCAAGAACGGCGGCAGTATCGTCGGCGGGGCCTCCGTCTGGATCCTGAAGAACCGGCCCCAGGTCGAGCAGCAGGCCGCGTGGGAGTTTGTGAAGTTCATCACGGCGCCCCCGCAGCAGGCGGCGTGGTACGTCGGGACCGGCTACTTCCCCATCCGGAAAGAAGCGTACCGGGAGCAGATCGCCAAGGACAACCTCGCCAAGAATCCACAGTTCTTGACCGCGATCAGCGAGCTGCGGAACAGCCCGATCAACCGCCCGACGCAGGGCGCGCTGCTCGGCGTCTTCCCGGAAGCCAGGGCCAGGGTCGAGGAAGCCATCGAGGCCGCGGTCCTCGGCCGCAGAACCACGAAGCAGGCGCTCGACGATGCCGCAAGAAACGTGGATCAGGCGATCGCCGTCTACAACCGCACGATGGGCGTCGCCTAGTCCCGCCATCGCCGCCTTGCGCTGATGGCTAACGCGGAGGGGCCGGACGCCGGGAGGCGCCCCGGCTCGGTTGTCGCCGCGGTCGATCAGGGGGAAGCGTGACGGCGCTCCTGAACCCGTTCGCCCGCCCCGGCCGGTGGTTCCGGGGCGTGTTTCACTGTCACACCACGAACTCGGACGGCGCGCGGTCCGCGGCGGCCGTGATCGCGTGGTACGCCGAGCAGGGGTACGACTTCATCTCGATCACCGACCACAATCAACTGACGCCCGCCTCCCGCCCGCGCGGCAATCAGATGCTCCTCGTTCCCGGGACAGAGGTCGATGTCGGCCGATCGCAGTTGGGAGAGTCCTTCCACATCGTCGGGATCGGTCTTCGGACGATGATCGAGATGCCTCGTGACGTGGCCACCCGGCACGGCCTCGCCCCGCAGGAGGTCGTCAACACGCTCCGCCGGGCCGGCGCGGTGGTGTTTGTGGCCCATCCATACTGGAGCGGTCTCGTGGCCGACGACCTGCTCCGGCTGGACGGCATCGCGGGGATCGAGGTGTTCAACGCAAACACCGAGGTCGACATCGGCAAGGGGTACAGCGGGGTCCACTGGGACGATTGCCTCAGCCGCGGCAAGCTTCTCTTCGGCGCGGCCAACGACGACGCGCACTGGCGTATGCGCGACTACGGCCAGGCATGGACGCTGCTGCGGGCCGAGACCCTCACGGCGGAATCGGTCGTCGAGGGGCTTCGGAGCGGGGCGTTCTACGCCTCCACCGGGGCCGCCTTTGAGGACGTGAGCTTCAACGGCGCCGCGGTGACCGTCCGCGCCGCGCCGCCCGGCGCAGCGGAGTTTCGCTTCATCTGCGACGGGCGCTGGGGCCAGCGCGTTGTGGCCGACGCCGCTCCGCTCGAGACGGCGACCTACGCGCTCCGCGGCCGGGAGAAGTACGTGCGCGTAGAGATGACTTCCCCCTCCGGCGGGCGCGCATGGACCAATCCGCTGTTTCTCGAGCGTTAGCGTAGCAGCATGAAAGACTCTCTAGGGGGAGGGGCCGATGCGCCCAATTCTGCTTGACGCGGCCGCCAGGGCAAATCGCTACCTGGAGGAGCTCGAAAGGCGCAGCGTCGCGCCGTCCTCCGAAGCGGTCAACCGCCTTCCCGATCTCGGAGGTCCGTTCCCTCAAGACCCAACCGATCCGGAAGGGGTTCTCGCGGCCCTCGATGCCATCGGGTCCCCGGCGACGGTAGCATCGGCCGGCGGACGTTATTTCGGCTTCGTCATCGGGGGGGCGCTCCCCGCCGCGCTGGCCGCGAACTGGCTCGCGGGGGCGTGGGACCAGAACGCCGGGCTCTGGGTGTCCTCCCCCACGTGCGCTGTGTTGGAAGAGATTGCCCTTCGATGGCTCATCGACGTGCTCCATTTGCCGGAACAGTCTGGAGGCGCGTTCGTCACCGGCACCACGATGGCCAACTTCTCCGCACTCGCCGCGGCCCGGCACGCGCTTCTCGCTCGAGCTGGATGGGACGTGGAAGCCGATGGCCTGTTTGGAGCACCGCCGATCACGGTGATCGTCGGCGATGAGGTCCATGTGAGTCTGCTCAAAGCGCTCAGCCTGCTGGGCCTGGGGCGTGACCGTGTCTTGCGGGTCCCGCCGGATGCTCAGGGACGAATGCGGGCGGAGGCGCTGCCGCCGCTGACGGATCATACCATCGTCTGCGCGCAGGCGGGTAATGTGAACACCGGCGCGCTCGACCCGGTCGGGGAGATCTGTGCTGCGGCGCATGACGCGGCCGCCTGGGTGCACGTCAACGGAGCGTTCGGGTTGTGGGCGGCGGTCTCCCCCGCCCTCGCCCATCTGGTGCGAGGGGCGGAAGACGCGGATTCGTGGGCGGTGGACGCGCACAAATGGCTGAACACGCCGTACGACGGTGGGGTCGCCTTCGTTCGGGACGCCGGTCATTTGACAGCGGCGATGAGCGCGTCTGCTGCATACCTGCCACAGGACGGGCGGCGGGACCCGATGCGGTACACACCAGAAGTATCGCGGCGGGCACGGGGGGTCGAGATCTGGGCCGCGCTCCGCAGCCTCGGCCGGTCGGGCCTCGCCGACCTCATCGAGCGCACGTGCCGGTACGCCAGGCGTTTCTCCGAAGGACTCGCGAGCGCAGGTTATCCGTCCCTGAATGAGGTGGTGCTCAATCAGGTGCTCGTGTCGTTTGGCAACGATGACAACACGCGCTTGGTCATAGACGGTATCCAAGCCGATGGAACCTGTTGGTGCGGAGGAACGGTGTGGCATGGCCGGGCCGCCATGCGAATCAGCGTCTCGTCATGGGCCACAACGGAACAGGATATTGATCGGTCGCTGGCTGCCGTGCTGCGGGTCGCTGCGAGACGCAGACGGTCTTGATGGGATCGCCTAAAATGTCACCACGAACGTGACGCTCACGTTTGGAACGGGCAAGTTGGGAAGCGCCACAATCAGCGTGGAGCGCCTCAACTGCACGTTGTGCGCGTCCTCGTCTTCATCTTCTTCATCTTCCTCGTGTAAGCGGATCAGCTGAATCGTGTTCACCGGGATCAGCGCGATCCGCGCAGTCGGCTGGATTGGGACGAGAAAGAAGATGGACCTCTTGACTCTGCGTCCCTCGGAATCGTCTAGACGCTCGATCCTCCCCGCAGGGATCCGCACAGAGGGATCCATGAATGCGAGGAATGCTCCGCGGTTGTCGCGGAGGACGGCGAGAGTATAGCACCGCCCCGCCGGGACGAGCACATTCCTGATGACGAGTGCCCTCGGCGGGCAAAATGCGTGCCCTTCCTCATACTCCTTGACCTTCGTGTGCTTGTCCTTGGCATTCGCCCAGCCGGGGGACATCGTCGGGAGAGCCAGCAGAATCAGTGACACTAATGCGAGGCGTCCAATCCTCATGTCTCACTCACCTCTTACATATACAGATGCCCCGGCTGGGTTTTCTTAAGACCTTGCGCTCGATGCGGGTGGGCCGATCCTGAGATGCCGTGGGGCGCGGTGTTTCCTTAGGGGCGAAGCTCGACGTCGCGCGCCGAAATGTGTATCCCGTTCAGGCCGGATTGCGCCTGGAGCGCGTGCGGCGGCCCCTGCCACGCGTGGGGCGCCTCAAACGGGCTACCCGGCATTTTGTAGAGCAGCACGCCGCCCGCACGAATGGGCTCCGCATCGATCGCCGCAAACACCTGCGGCCAGGTGCCCGAGGCCCCCTCCGCGACGATGATCGTCCGGACATGGTGCGCGCGGAGAAACGCCCCGAGCTCCCGCTGGTCATCGGCCGTAAACCGCCGAGCATAAAACCCCTTCACCACGGGCCAGCGCTTGAATTCCTCGGGGATGATGGGGCCGAGGTATCCCTCCGCCATGCGAAAATACATCCCGGTCTGCGCCTGCCACAGCATGCTGTTGCCGACCGGACCGTAGGGGATGACGAGGGTATTCTCCCCGGGAGCGATGTACTGGGCATACAACCCCTGGGTGAACAGCGCCGGGGTGTCGAGGTTGGACTTCCAAACGGCCAGCCCAAGGTTCGGCACGAGGAAGAGCACGGCGAGCGGGACGAGCGTCCATACCGCCCACCGGGGCGTCTCCTCGGCACGCGCCCAGACAGCGGTCACGACGGCGGCCACGAGGAATGCGTATACCATGGCGCGGCCGGGGATCGCGTGATTGATGAGCGGCAATGGCGTCAGGAGGGCCCACGGCAGCGAGAGCAGCAGCCGGCCCCCGAGGCGCAGCTCCGGCCCCAGCGTTGCTACGCAGATGACGCCGAAGATGATGACCAGCAGCTTGCCGGCAGGCGTCTTCCACCGCCGGACCGCGCACCAGCAGAGGATGACCAGGAGCGGCGCACCCAGATAGGCGGTGCGTTCGTCATAACGCTGCGCAGGGATTTGGGTTCCGGTGATCGCCTCGTACCAATGCTGCCCGATGTACGTGATGGGCGTGGGAATGAGAAAGTTTTCCGGCGGGGACGAGAAGCGCGTCGGCGGATAGAGGGGTGTCGCCGGGAAGCCTTGGGCGAAGACGTAGTAGAGGTATGGGCTGAGCACCATCGCGGCCAGGGCGTACGCGCAGACGATCTGCGCCGCGGTGGCCCGAAGCCGCCTCCGTGATGCGGGCGGCACGACCGCGAGCGCGACCAGCACGGCGATGCCGCCGAACAGGGTCAACGTGGCCAGGATCTCGGTGGAGAACGAGAACTGCGCAGTGAGCGCCAGCGCCAGCAGCAGCGTGAAGGCGCGGGGCGTCAATCGCTCATCGAGGCGCAGGAGCACGAGTGCGACGCACACCGGGATCAGAAAGATCAGGATGAGGTTCAGGTGTCCCAACATGTGGCCGAGCTCATAGGTGGAGAATCCGAAGAGATACCCGCCGATGAGCGACGGCCAGAACGCCTTGGTCACGTACCGGCACAGCATGAACGCGCTTGTGGCCGCGAGGGCCGGAGCCACCAGGACCAGGAGGTTGTACGCGACGACCGGTCCGGCGGTCATCGTGATCGGAGACGCCAGCAGGCTCGCGCCCGGGACGCTGGTCACCCAGGCCAGATTGGCCCCGCTCGGCGCCCAGACGACCTTCGGAAGAAACGGGTTGAGCCCGTGCCCGAGCGCGTGGGGCCACCAGACCAGATGCCACATGAACAGCGATGGATCGTGGGGGTTCCCGGTCGCCCCGCCAATATACGAGCGAGAGAGATTGCCCAAGACCGGCAGCCCAAAGAAGACGATCGACACGGCTGTGTAGGCGGCGAGCGCGGCCAGGGCGTGAACCGTGAGATCGCGCGGGACGCGCGGCGCGGGCCAACCGTGCATCATCGTCGCCGGCCTGTCACGTCGATCGGGCCGAGGGGCGGGCGTCCCCGATGGCGCGAACGAATCCCTCGGTGATCGCCTCCGGCATCGTGATCGCCCGTCCGACGACGACCGCCCACGCGCCCGCGCGGATCGCCCGCGCGGCTTCCTCGGGTGTGCGAATCCGGCCCTCGGCCACGACGGGGATTGAGACGCGGCGGGCGAGCGTGCTCACCAGGTCGAGGTCCGGCCCGTCCATCTTCGGGCTGTAGGGAGTGTAGCCCGACATCGTCGTCGCCACGAGATCCGCGCCCGCCTCCGCCGCGTCGACCCCCTCTTGCAGCGTCGAGACGTCCGCCATCACGAGCACCCGGCATTCGCCCTGCAGGCGGGCGATCACCTCCTCGAGCCGATCTGGGGTCGAGGCGCGGTCCTGGGTCGCTTGGACCGCCACGATCTCCGCGCCGGCCTGGGCGACCGCCCGGCCGGCTTCGAACGTCGGCGTGATGTAGACCGGCGACGGTCCGCGGATCTTGTAGATCCCGATGATCGGGATCGTGACGCTCCTCCGGACGGCGGCGATATCGCCCGGGCTGTCGACCCGCACCGCGCCCGCCCCCCCGCGCTCCGCGCACTGCGCGAGCGCGGCGATCATCTTAGGGTCCCGGAGCGGGCTGCCCTCGAGGGCCTGGCATGACACGATCAGCCGGCCGCGCAGGCGGGCCACTACGGTGTGTGTCACGTTCCGCTGCGCAGTTCCCAGGTCGCGGCGAGGAGCGCCAGCCGCTCGGGCGTATGGAGAACGCCGGCCGCCGCCAGCGCGAGCAGCAACGCGCCGACGACCGGGACGAACCGCGGGGGAACGAGGACGGCGCCGGGAACGCGGGCGGTGAGGGCCGATTTCAGCGGATCGAGGATGACCCGTCCCGCTCTGAAGACGCCGCCGACCGGGGCGAGCGGCACGGTGCTATCGGGCCAAGTGAGCTGCCTCATCACGGCGGCGGCGACACCCGCGAGCCCCCGCGCGGCGTCCTCCACGAGCGCGACCGCCACCGCATCCCCGGCGGCGGCCGCATCGGTGACCGCCGGGGCGAGCGCGGCGATGGCCGGACGTGACACGAGACCCTGGTAATAGAGAAGCGGGATCTCTCCGAGGCTCTTCCCGAAACGGGTGGGGATCTGGGTCTCGAGCACGGTGGGGCGATCCGTGCCGTCGCGGGCGCGCAGCGCCGCGCGGACGCCGGCCAAGCCGAGCGCGAACCCGCTTCCTTCGTCGCCGAAGAGGTATCCCCATCCGCCGACCCGCGCTTCCCGGCCCGAAGGATCGCGGCCATAGGCCACAGAGCCGGTCCCCGCGATGACGATCACCCCCGGCCGGCACGCGAGCGCGCCGGCGAGTGCCGCCGACGCGTCGTTGTCGATCTGCATGATCCTGGTGGTGAGCAGACCCGAGACCGCGCGCTCGAACAGGCGCGCCTGTTCGGTGTTGCGGTTGATCCCCGTCATTCCGAAGTAGGCCGAGTCGAACTCCACGCGGTGGAGTCCCGCAGAGGCCTCCGCAGCGCCCAGCGCCGTTTCCACCGCGGTCCGGGCGCGCTCCTCACCTCCCGGTGCCAAGATGTGATTGCTGGGGCCCCCATCACCGGCGCCGAGGATGCGACCGTCGGCGTCACAGATCGCGCAGGCCGTGCTTGTCGCGCCCCCATCGACACCGAGGAAATACGCCATTGGCGGAAGGGGGGTTCGCGGATGGCCGCAGCCGGTCCTCCCAGTATCGTCCGGTCATACACATCGATGCGCCGGCGCGGCCGGCTTCACCAGCACACGGACGTCGGTGCGCTCCGCGAACGGCGCAAGCGTTCGGGGCAGCGTCTTCCCCATCGCGGCCGCGTTAGCCGAGTTGAGCACCACGAAGACGCGGCCGGGCGCGCACACGAAGGCCCGGAGGTCCTGCGGCCTCGCCGCCCGCTCGACGCGGTGCCCGGTGTAGAAGATCAACGATTGGGGCACGTCCGAGCCGAAGGCGATGATGCGATCATCCGGACGGAGGGCGCGCTTTATGGCCAGCGCCAAGGGTTTCATAGGCTTGCGCGCCTCCACGGCGGGGACCGCCCACGTTAGCACGCCGATCCAGATGACCGCCATGGTTGCGGCGAGCGCCACGAAGGTTCCGAACGCGCGCCCCCTCGCCGCCAGCGCCAGGGCCGTCCCGATGCCCACCGCGATCGCAGCGGCCGGCAGGCGCAGCGCATCGGCGTGCGCGCGATACGCCTCGGGGTACCTGCTGCGGAGATACCAAGCGACCGCCGTGAACAGCATCCCCATGAGGACCACGAGCAGACCGAGCGGGACCCCGATCGTTCGATCGATCCGCCTTCGCTCAATCGCGTGGACCCACAACGTCGCGACGCCGATCGCCGCGAACGGATAGACGGGCAGGATGTAGTTCGGCAGTCTCGTGGCGGCCGCGGTGTAGAAGAGGAACGTCCCCCCACACGCCAGCAGGACCAACAGGCTCCCGTCGTCCGCGCGGGCTCGGCGAAGGTGCCAGGCCGCGGCCGCGGGCCAGAACACGCTCCACGGGAATCCGCCGAAGCCGAGGGTGGGTACGTACAGCCACCACGGATTGGCCTGATTCTCCACGATCCCGAAGAACCGGCCAAACGTGTAGTAACCGAGCGCGGAGGCGGCAAACGGCCGGCCGTGCAGGATGGTTTCCACGGCGTACCAGGACAGCCCCACCATCGTGTAGAGGGCGAGTCCGGCGGTCCACGGCACCTCGCGCCACCGAGCCCAGGCCCCGCGCAGGGTGACGAACGCGGCGATGATGAGCCCCGGAAGGACGATGCCGACGAGCCCCTTGGTCAGCGTGGCCAGGCCGGCGAAGAGGAAGAAGCGGATGTAGTCGCCGGTAGATCCGCGGCGGTAGCCTTGGTAGAACGCGTAGACGGCGAGCAGCATCCACGCGACGAGCACGGTGTCGAACACCGCCAGGCGAGACTGAATAAGGTACTGGAGCGTGACGGCGAGGATGGCCGCGGCGACGAGCCCCGTCCGTTCCCCGAAGAATGCGCGCCCGAGCAGGAACGTGGCATACACCGCGATGAGGCTCGCGAGCGCCGACCAGAGCCGCACGCTGAACTCGGTGAACCCCAGGACGCGGCCGGTGGCGGCGACGAGCCACATGTAGAGCGGGGGGTGAACGTACCAGGGTTCGCCGTTCGAGTGCAGGGTGATGGGATCGCCCGTCTGGACAATTTCAGCGGCGATCTCCGCGTACCGCGTTTCGTCCTGGTCCCACAGCGACCCGGCCCCCAGCCGGTAGAGGTTGAGGAACGCGGCGAGGGCGAGGACCGCGAGCAGCCCCCAGCGTCCCGCGCTCCCGCCGGCCCGGCTCAAAGCAGAGCGCGCGCGATCGCGCCCGCGAGTTGCGGGCGGAGCGTCAGGATCTCGGTCCGGTCTCGTCCGAGGTGGATGGCATTCGTGAGCAGGACGATCGCGAGGTCGTGCTCCGGATCGATCGCGGCGGACGTGCCCGTGAACCCAGTGTGTCCAAAGGCGCTTGGCGAGAGCGACTCCCCCCACCATCCTTGGGGCCCGGTCAACGCCCATCCCAGCCCCCGCGTGTAGTCCGGGGGCTGGCCGCGGGCGGCCGTCCGGACGAGATCCGCCGGCAGCACGTCGCCGCGATCCGTCCGCCCGCGGCGGAGCCACGTGCCTGCGTACACGATCAGATCGTCGGCCGTGCCGAACAGGCCGGCATGCCCGGAGACGTCCCCCATCGCATGCGCGTTGCTGTCGTGCGCCTCGCCCCAGATGAGGTATCGCCGCCACGTGTGTCTGTGACCGGCCTCACCGGCCATCGCCTGCTCGGTTCCGGTGCCGTCCTCGGTCGGCGCGATGCGGTCGCGCAGACGGGGGTCGGGGCGATAGGTGGTGTCGTGCATCGCGAGGGGATCGAAGATTCTGGTCTTGGCGAGCACGTCGAGTGGCGCTCCGAGCGTGCGCCGCGCCACCTCGCCGAGCAGGATGAACCCCACATCGCTGTAGACCACCTGCGTGCCCGGCGCCGCCGTGGCCGGCGTGGAGGCCGCGCGCGCGACGACCGCCTCGTATCCTGAGACCTCGAGATAGAAGGGAATCCACGCCGGCAGCCCGCCGGTGTGGGAGAGCAGGTGCCTGAGGGTGATGCCCGGGGCTCGGAGCTCCGGGAGATGGGTGGTCACCGGATCGTCGAGCCGAAGGCGCCCCTCGGCCGCGGCCATGAGAACGAGCGGCGTCGTCGCGACGACCTTGGTGAGGGAGGCGAGGTCGTAGATGGTCTCGGGGGTGGCCGGCTGCCGGTCCGGGACGAGAGAGCGAAAGCCGACCGCCCACCGGATGACGATCTCGCCACCGCGGCACACTTCGAGAACGGCACCCGGATAGGCGCGGCCGACTCCGGACTCGAGCAGATCGCGTACCGGGGCGAGCGCGCGGGCGCCGTTCACTTGGTTGACTCCCGGCTGGCCGCGCCCGGGGGCCACGTGA harbors:
- a CDS encoding ABC transporter substrate-binding protein gives rise to the protein MPRKRITRRSFFRAAGATALGMAGAGLAPALVRAQAPTRIVFWHAMGGNLGETVVKAFVNTFNSAHKDIQVEAQFQGSYDDLVNKLRASIQSPSVPAVAQVYDIGTRFMIDSKGIVPVQEFIDKEKFDLTQLEPNILAYYRVGDRLNSMPFNTSTAILYYNKDMYKKAGLNPNQPPRTFEEIEDYAKKLVQSGATTSGITISIYGWFFEQLLARQGALYANNGNGRDKAATEVIYNQEEEGARILDWWVRMVKAGVASNPGRASVGNPAAQRALAGGQTAMIFESTATLRSLLTNAGGRFELGTGYFPKPPAAKNGGSIVGGASVWILKNRPQVEQQAAWEFVKFITAPPQQAAWYVGTGYFPIRKEAYREQIAKDNLAKNPQFLTAISELRNSPINRPTQGALLGVFPEARARVEEAIEAAVLGRRTTKQALDDAARNVDQAIAVYNRTMGVA
- a CDS encoding CehA/McbA family metallohydrolase, translated to MTALLNPFARPGRWFRGVFHCHTTNSDGARSAAAVIAWYAEQGYDFISITDHNQLTPASRPRGNQMLLVPGTEVDVGRSQLGESFHIVGIGLRTMIEMPRDVATRHGLAPQEVVNTLRRAGAVVFVAHPYWSGLVADDLLRLDGIAGIEVFNANTEVDIGKGYSGVHWDDCLSRGKLLFGAANDDAHWRMRDYGQAWTLLRAETLTAESVVEGLRSGAFYASTGAAFEDVSFNGAAVTVRAAPPGAAEFRFICDGRWGQRVVADAAPLETATYALRGREKYVRVEMTSPSGGRAWTNPLFLER
- a CDS encoding pyridoxal-dependent decarboxylase; translated protein: MRPILLDAAARANRYLEELERRSVAPSSEAVNRLPDLGGPFPQDPTDPEGVLAALDAIGSPATVASAGGRYFGFVIGGALPAALAANWLAGAWDQNAGLWVSSPTCAVLEEIALRWLIDVLHLPEQSGGAFVTGTTMANFSALAAARHALLARAGWDVEADGLFGAPPITVIVGDEVHVSLLKALSLLGLGRDRVLRVPPDAQGRMRAEALPPLTDHTIVCAQAGNVNTGALDPVGEICAAAHDAAAWVHVNGAFGLWAAVSPALAHLVRGAEDADSWAVDAHKWLNTPYDGGVAFVRDAGHLTAAMSASAAYLPQDGRRDPMRYTPEVSRRARGVEIWAALRSLGRSGLADLIERTCRYARRFSEGLASAGYPSLNEVVLNQVLVSFGNDDNTRLVIDGIQADGTCWCGGTVWHGRAAMRISVSSWATTEQDIDRSLAAVLRVAARRRRS
- a CDS encoding N-acetylmannosamine-6-phosphate 2-epimerase, giving the protein MTHTVVARLRGRLIVSCQALEGSPLRDPKMIAALAQCAERGGAGAVRVDSPGDIAAVRRSVTIPIIGIYKIRGPSPVYITPTFEAGRAVAQAGAEIVAVQATQDRASTPDRLEEVIARLQGECRVLVMADVSTLQEGVDAAEAGADLVATTMSGYTPYSPKMDGPDLDLVSTLARRVSIPVVAEGRIRTPEEAARAIRAGAWAVVVGRAITMPEAITEGFVRAIGDARPSARST
- a CDS encoding BadF/BadG/BcrA/BcrD ATPase family protein, whose product is MAYFLGVDGGATSTACAICDADGRILGAGDGGPSNHILAPGGEERARTAVETALGAAEASAGLHRVEFDSAYFGMTGINRNTEQARLFERAVSGLLTTRIMQIDNDASAALAGALACRPGVIVIAGTGSVAYGRDPSGREARVGGWGYLFGDEGSGFALGLAGVRAALRARDGTDRPTVLETQIPTRFGKSLGEIPLLYYQGLVSRPAIAALAPAVTDAAAAGDAVAVALVEDAARGLAGVAAAVMRQLTWPDSTVPLAPVGGVFRAGRVILDPLKSALTARVPGAVLVPPRFVPVVGALLLALAAAGVLHTPERLALLAATWELRSGT
- a CDS encoding glycosyltransferase family 39 protein codes for the protein MSRAGGSAGRWGLLAVLALAAFLNLYRLGAGSLWDQDETRYAEIAAEIVQTGDPITLHSNGEPWYVHPPLYMWLVAATGRVLGFTEFSVRLWSALASLIAVYATFLLGRAFFGERTGLVAAAILAVTLQYLIQSRLAVFDTVLVAWMLLAVYAFYQGYRRGSTGDYIRFFLFAGLATLTKGLVGIVLPGLIIAAFVTLRGAWARWREVPWTAGLALYTMVGLSWYAVETILHGRPFAASALGYYTFGRFFGIVENQANPWWLYVPTLGFGGFPWSVFWPAAAAWHLRRARADDGSLLVLLACGGTFLFYTAAATRLPNYILPVYPFAAIGVATLWVHAIERRRIDRTIGVPLGLLVVLMGMLFTAVAWYLRSRYPEAYRAHADALRLPAAAIAVGIGTALALAARGRAFGTFVALAATMAVIWIGVLTWAVPAVEARKPMKPLALAIKRALRPDDRIIAFGSDVPQSLIFYTGHRVERAARPQDLRAFVCAPGRVFVVLNSANAAAMGKTLPRTLAPFAERTDVRVLVKPAAPAHRCV
- a CDS encoding serine hydrolase domain-containing protein is translated as MNGARALAPVRDLLESGVGRAYPGAVLEVCRGGEIVIRWAVGFRSLVPDRQPATPETIYDLASLTKVVATTPLVLMAAAEGRLRLDDPVTTHLPELRAPGITLRHLLSHTGGLPAWIPFYLEVSGYEAVVARAASTPATAAPGTQVVYSDVGFILLGEVARRTLGAPLDVLAKTRIFDPLAMHDTTYRPDPRLRDRIAPTEDGTGTEQAMAGEAGHRHTWRRYLIWGEAHDSNAHAMGDVSGHAGLFGTADDLIVYAGTWLRRGRTDRGDVLPADLVRTAARGQPPDYTRGLGWALTGPQGWWGESLSPSAFGHTGFTGTSAAIDPEHDLAIVLLTNAIHLGRDRTEILTLRPQLAGAIARALL